From Corvus cornix cornix isolate S_Up_H32 chromosome 1A, ASM73873v5, whole genome shotgun sequence, a single genomic window includes:
- the FBXO7 gene encoding F-box only protein 7 has translation MKLRVRLQKRTAALEVQGAEPTLGELRAQLRLALLPAWGYSSDTTFSITLNRKDALTEDQKTLASYGIVSGDLICLLLEEPDGQPSLPPPPPPSAPPPLQNGHEPSTLTPNKSQANSPKGEGQNEQSNNEKAQVEVQESDERAGSSLEFPSGLVPEDADLEEGTGSYPSEPMLCSEAADGEIPHSLEMLYLSADCTSATDALIVLVHLLMMETGYVPQGIEAKAVSMPEKWRGNGIYKLQYTHPLCGEGSAGLTCVPLGELIAINATLKINEEIKSVKRIQLLPSSFVCFQDPEKVAGVYKDLQKLSRLFKDQLVYSLLAAARQALNLPDVFGLVVLPLELKLRIFRLLDVRSLISLSAVCRDLYTASNDQLLWRFMYLRDFRDPIARPRDTDWKELYKKKLKQKKEALRWRHMMLLPPIPHPIPFHPNPFYPNPFPPNPFPSNPIYPPMIIGGEYDERPTLPYVGDPINSLIPGQGEAPGQFPPFRPHFDPIGSLPGANPTLPGRVGPSDRFSPRPSRGRPMDIRRAFI, from the exons ATGAAGCTCCGCGTTCGGCTGCAGAAGCGAACGGCAGCCCTGGAGGTGCAGGGGGCGGAGCCAACGCTGGGGGAGCTGCGCGCGCAGCTGcgcctggccctgctgcccgCCTGGGGGTACAG ttctgATACCACATTTTCAATAACATTGAACAGAAAAGATGCTCTCACAGAGGATCAGAAGACCTTAGCTTCGTACGGGATTGTTTCTGGTGATTTGATTTGCTTACTACTAGAAGAGCCAGATGGACAACCCAGCCtacctcctcctccacctccttctgctcctccacCACTTCAGAATGGTCATGAGCCGTCCACCTTGACCCCCAACAAAAGTCAGGCCAACAGTCCAAAAGGAGAAGGGCAGAATGAGCAGTCTAACAATGAGAAGGCTCAGGTGGAAGTTCAAGAGAGTGATGAGAGG GCAGGATCCAGCCTAGAATTTCCTTCTGGATTAGTCCCAGAAGATGCTGACCTGGAAGAAGGTACAGGTTCCTATCCCTCTGAACCCATGCTGTGCAGTGAAGCTGCTGATGGTGAAATACCCCATTCCTTAGAGATGCTCTACCTTTCTGCTGACTGTACCAGTGCCACTGATGCCTTGATCGTTCTGGTTCATCTTCTCATGATGGAAACAGGCTATGTACCTCAG GGGATCGAAGCCAAGGCAGTCTCTATGCCAGAGAAATGGAGAGGGAATGGTATTTATAAGCTACAGTACACACATCCCCTTTGTGGAGAAGGTTCTGCTGGTTTGACTTGTGTGCCTCTGGGAGAGCTTATTGCTATTAATG CAACATTAAAAATCAATGAAGAGATTAAAAGTGTTAAGAGAATCCAGCTATTGCCATCAtcctttgtttgctttcaggACCCAG AGAAGGTTGCAGGTGTTTACAAAGATCTTCAGAAATTATCCCGTCTCTTTAAAGACCAGCTGGTTTactctctcctggctgctgcccgACAAg CTTTGAACTTACCAGATGTGTTTGGGTTAGTGGTCCTTCCTCTTGAGCTCAAGCTTCGGATTTTCAGACTTCTGGATGTCCGTTCCctcatctctctctctgctgtttgcCGTGATCTCTACACAGCTTCCAATGACCAGCTTCTCTGGAGGTTTATGTATCTGCGGGATTTCCGAG ATCCTATTGCAAGGCCTCGTGACACAGACTGGAAAGAA ctATACAAGAAAAAGTTGAAACAGAAGAAGGAGGCCCTGAGATGGAGGCACATGATGCTTCTGCCCCCTATACCTCATCCAATCCCCTTTCATCCCAACCCATTCTATCCTAATCCCTTTCCACCCAACCCATTCCCATCAAATCCAATCTATCCCCCAATGATCATTGGGGGAGAATATGATGAGAGACCAACGCTTCCATATGTTGGAGACCCAATTAACTCACTCATTCCTGGCCAGGGAGAAGCACCAGGTCAGTTTCCTCCATTCAGACCACATTTTGACCCAATTGGCTCCCTGCCTGGAGCAAACCCCACGCTTCCAGGACGAGTTGGTCCCAGTGACAGGTTTTCACCTCGACCCAGCCGGGGCCGCCCCATGGACATTCGCCGTGCATTCATTTGA